A single window of Lysobacter oculi DNA harbors:
- a CDS encoding ATP-dependent DNA ligase, whose protein sequence is MRRFAALYQALDRSTGTLDKRAALAAYFRDAPAEDAAWALWLLAGGKVGGARARIAGSRELRGWIAEASGTPDWLVEASYEAVGDLAETLALLLDDPAQAGDDRPLSEWITGVLLPVANADEAERRAVVVGAWRRLPFAERLVFNKLLTGALRIGVSQGLVQQALAEVSGVDIATLAQRMIGAWTPSADFMARLLSATPQPGDAALPYPFFLASPLEQDAEALGDIGDWWLEWKWDGIRVQLIRRGGDVALWSRGEERMDGRFPEIEAALAGLPQDAVIDGELLGWRDGEDTPLPFIALQTRIQRRKPGAKLLADTPARVLAYDLLELAGRDLRAQPLHVRRALLEQLLDAHADPRIRLSPAVGAATWAEAAALREDSRARGVEGLMLKRRGSPYQHGRKRGDWWKWKIAPLTIDAVLIYAQAGHGRRSTLYTDYTFALWDGDALVPVAKAYSGLDDKEILKLDSWIRAHTTERFGPVRAVTPHHVFELGFEAVNRSARHKSGIAVRFPRILRWRHDKPMAEADRLETLQALAR, encoded by the coding sequence ATGAGGCGTTTCGCCGCGCTCTACCAGGCGCTCGACCGCAGCACCGGCACGCTGGACAAGCGCGCCGCGCTGGCCGCGTATTTCCGCGATGCGCCGGCGGAAGACGCGGCGTGGGCGCTGTGGCTGCTGGCCGGCGGCAAGGTGGGCGGTGCCCGCGCGCGGATCGCCGGCAGCCGCGAGCTGCGTGGCTGGATCGCCGAGGCCAGCGGCACCCCCGACTGGCTGGTGGAGGCGAGTTACGAAGCGGTGGGCGACCTGGCCGAGACGCTCGCGCTGCTGCTCGATGATCCCGCGCAGGCCGGCGACGACCGGCCGCTCTCCGAATGGATCACCGGCGTGCTGCTGCCCGTCGCCAATGCCGATGAAGCCGAACGCCGCGCGGTGGTGGTGGGCGCGTGGCGGCGGCTGCCGTTCGCCGAGCGCCTGGTGTTCAACAAGCTGTTGACCGGCGCGCTGCGCATCGGCGTGTCGCAGGGGCTGGTGCAGCAGGCGCTCGCCGAGGTGTCGGGCGTGGACATCGCCACCCTGGCGCAACGGATGATCGGCGCGTGGACGCCGTCCGCGGACTTCATGGCGCGGCTGCTGTCGGCCACGCCGCAGCCGGGCGACGCGGCGCTGCCGTATCCGTTCTTCCTCGCCTCGCCGCTGGAGCAGGACGCCGAAGCGCTGGGCGACATCGGCGACTGGTGGCTGGAATGGAAGTGGGATGGCATCCGCGTCCAGCTGATCCGCCGCGGCGGCGATGTCGCGCTGTGGTCGCGCGGCGAGGAACGCATGGATGGCCGCTTCCCCGAGATCGAGGCCGCGCTGGCCGGTCTGCCGCAGGATGCGGTGATCGACGGCGAACTGCTCGGCTGGCGCGACGGCGAGGACACGCCGTTGCCGTTCATCGCCCTGCAGACGCGCATCCAGCGCCGCAAGCCGGGCGCGAAGCTGCTGGCCGACACGCCGGCGCGCGTGCTGGCCTACGACCTGCTGGAACTGGCCGGCCGGGACCTGCGCGCGCAGCCCTTGCACGTGCGCCGCGCCCTGCTCGAACAATTGCTCGACGCGCATGCCGACCCGCGCATCCGCCTGTCGCCGGCGGTGGGCGCCGCGACCTGGGCGGAAGCGGCCGCATTGCGCGAGGACAGCCGCGCCCGTGGCGTGGAGGGCCTGATGCTGAAGCGGCGCGGTTCGCCCTACCAGCACGGCCGCAAACGCGGCGACTGGTGGAAGTGGAAGATCGCGCCGCTGACCATCGACGCGGTCCTGATCTACGCGCAGGCGGGCCACGGCCGCCGCAGCACGCTCTATACCGACTATACCTTCGCGCTCTGGGACGGCGATGCGCTGGTGCCGGTGGCCAAGGCGTATTCCGGCCTGGACGACAAGGAGATCCTCAAGCTCGACAGCTGGATCCGCGCCCACACCACCGAACGCTTCGGGCCGGTGCGCGCGGTGACGCCGCATCACGTCTTCGAGCTGGGGTTCGAGGCGGTGAACCGGTCGGCGCGGCACAAATCGGGCATCGCGGTGCGCTTCCCGCGCATCCTGCGCTGGCGCCACGACAAGCCGATGGCGGAAGCCGACCGCCTCGAAACCCTGCAGGCTCTGGCGCGATGA